In the genome of Equus caballus isolate H_3958 breed thoroughbred chromosome 3, TB-T2T, whole genome shotgun sequence, the window aATTAAgaaattgcctttcagaaaatttgccaAGTCACATAGCCGGAGCATGCGCAGAAGAAATATTGACCTGAAACGACtgcagaaccaaagattctcctgcCCACGGAACCAAAGGACTGGGACATGACTGGAActtaaaagtcagactcttatcagaagtgagggTTCTGTCATTCAAGATgtccagtgttaaaattccttccccaccttaccGTAAATGTTTGGAACCTCATCATAAGTGTTTGGAACCTCATCATATATGTTTAGAACCTCATGATAagtgtttagaaccttaccagaAATGTTGGAAGCCCACCAGTCAAAACCTACCCCACCAGCATTTCCACGTGCCAGCCGGttttccctaacctcttaaattttgccccaaataaTGGGGAAGACAGATGAGAGGGCACACGCCCCTGTCTCCCTGCAAATCAATcttacaagaataaagctgatttctctccccaaagctgaTGCCGTAGTTAATTGGCTTATgtgcatcaggcaagagaaccccaattttgtgcagtaacaccAGGGGATGGTAGAGCCACAGCACAGGAGCCTGGGCAACAAAGTCTGCAAGGAGGAGAGCTGCCCTCCTGCCAGCAACACCCACTGCTGACTGTTGCGGGAGCAAGAAACAAGCTTCTGTTGTTGCAGCCTTGTTACATGTGTGGTGTCTGTGATGGCATCCAGCGTGAGCCCTAACCAGTGCAGATAATAAACTGACTAAGTAGGGCATACGTACTTCCACAAGAAAatccttatttttctcctctaaacGACAGTGTTGGTATTCTAAGCACATCTAATttcaaataatgatttttaaaaatataaagtttaataTGTATCTTTTACATCAATCTGCTTTACTGAAAAATTTATTTCATCAGGTAACGATAAAATGGCTAGTTATAGAACTCTGGAgatattttaattgtaaatttaCCTTTAgttttacataataaaaatgcttGGGCATTCTGTGCAGAAATAGCGAATGCCTTCTGAAGTCCTCACTGGTAGGAAAGAAAATTCAGTATGAAGCAGTCATATACATGGATTTAACATAAAGGTGCTAGGAGCCAAAAACTGTCAAACACAGCTCTTTTAAGCACTTTCTAACACTAATTTCGGTTGGATCTATGCTCTTTTCAACAAAGACTATCTGTAACCAGGATTAAACATTGTTTTGCCAAAAGATGTTACACTTAGTAAAAGTTGTTTTAACATTTAAGAATTAATTTTCAAGTACAGGCATGCATCATACCCCTCCAAACAAAggtaaagttttaaaagaaatattctgAAACTTTTCttgatgtttgcttttttctATGTGTCTGTTATTAGTGGAGGAAAATATTAGTATTTTACATCTAAGCTATTATGGTGCTAAGATTTAGACAATTCAGACGtttaataaagatattaaaactCAGGTTTTATTATTTGTTCAGTTATAATAACAaagtttaaatgtttatttcttctcagAGCAAAGATGTACTTCTCTAGCACTGTCCTGTTAGAATTTTGTTACCCAGGAGAGCCATTGGGatgaaaggggaggggagagggtgagaCGATTGCTATGGGACAGTCCACCTGTCAGTCAGACCTGGGGTGAGAGGGGAGGGGCAGTGCGGAGAACGTCCTATGAAAGCCCCTGGAGTAAATGATGTGTGTGTCCCTCCCTGCCATCAGGCTGAACCCACACCTGCCAGCCTCCAGCAGGTACCACTCAGGCCACCTCACTCAGCACACACCTTAACCCCATTCTCCTTCCATTCCTCGTGGGCTGTTCCTGATGACCGACTCTGATTCAGCTCTTAATCGTTAAAACAAAGACATACCTGCTACCTTCAAACCATACCTGGCAGGTAAAATCAAGTGGAAAACATTGGGAACTTTTAATGCCTTACCTCATATCCTTGCTAATCACATCCAGTGACCAGATGTTTTCTGATCACAGTTCCATATGgtgttaactatttttaaatagaaagtgTGCATGTAGTAAAGAGAGCGTTTCTCCAGCTGTACCAATAGGAAATCAGCTCTCTTTGAAGGAGGCTTGTTTCACCCCCTTGGTTGAAGAATCACCCAAAGGCTCAAGCTTGAACCCTGTGCAACTGGTTCGTTTCTGTGCTCCCTGACCAGTCCACACCTGAAACTTAGCCAAGTTACTCCCCAACAGGACCAAGCCCTAAAGTAATAATGGATCAGCATAAATCCATCCATCAAGGCCACAGGAAAAAAAGTCCATACTCACTGGAAGTATTATCTACGATATATATTTCTACACATTAGACAAAAGCCACTAGCAAATTTGAAACAACTCTGATGGCTAAATTTGGGGTTacacttcttttattttaagttattcAAGTGCTCCGCAGCCTTAGCCTCTTCCACATTCTGCAACAGCCTCTCCAATGCTTTGCAAACTGAGTCAGGGAATCCCCCACCACTTGTGAACCACTTTATCTTCATGGCCAGTCTCTAGGAACCTATTGCTGCATTCTTCCCAGCGGGTAACTTCTCCATTCTCTACCACCACAAACTTCCATTCCACCACCGTATCTGCTGGCAGGGACACTGAGTGAGACCAGAACCCATCCTTGCTACCCTGGAGTGGGATGTAAGTGTTCCATCTCCCAAGACTCTCATGGTCTCCAGTGACTGCAATGAACTGCACACCAGTACTTGTTACATAATGGACCTGGAACCTGACACTAACTTGCCGAGACTCTGAAGACATTGCTACTACCCTTTTTTGTTTCACATCCATTTCCTGACCTCTTGCATCCACAAGAGTGCTTCTGCCATAGTCCATTCCTTGGTTTGGGTTTAACACTGGAGCCTTAAGACTGCCACCCAAACCAACATCTCCCCAAGATGAGTGCCTGGACACCATTTCCCAGTCCTCGTGGTCAGCCGGGGTCTGATGGTCCAGCTGCGCACGGCTCACATCTTCTTTAGCTCTATCCGTGACCAGGTTGCTAGAAGGCAACTTCCCTGCAAAACATGGAGCTGCTTTAGCAGGCGTCTCTTGTCCTTTTTGAAATCCCCGTTCTTCTCTAGGAGATTCAAACCTCTCATTTCTTGAGTAACCCTTGGAGTGCCCAGTCTCAGATGTAGTTAGAGATTCTGTCTCTGGAAACTGTCCAGAAGGAACATGGTCTCTTGGACTGACACAGTCACCATCTTCTCCCGAAGGACTCTGCCGTCTGCACGCTGCTGCCTGCAGGCTGCCAGGGCCTTTGGTCTCTGAAATCAAACATCCATTGCTTTCTTGCAGATGCtctaaaagacaaaaggaaaaatgtaatagTGTTAGGCAGTTCATGTGAGAAAAACAGGTTAGACTGAGAAAATTTAATTATTGAAGACTATCACTGTCCACAGATCACAAAATTCGTTTCTATTAAAATCAAGTACTTAATTACCTAGTTTAGACACTAACTGCACCAACACTGTGCTCTGAGAATACACATGTATATCCAACCTTTTTGATCCAGAAGTGTCAATGTACCAGCAAAGAGTGTAAAGGAAGCGGCAGGGTGGAGAGGCAGACGTGTAACCCTGTCACCGTTCTTGTTCTTTGTAGTCTAGGCCATACTGGCATGCAACCAAGTCAAACTGTTTGGCCCCTATCAAAAAACATCCAGGGGGCCGGCTGCACGgctggttaaagttccacatgctccactttggcagccctggttcacAGTTTGAGATCCCGGGCATGggcctactccactcatcagccatgctgtgggggcatcccacatacaaaaaaaaaaaatagaggaagattggcacagatattagctcacggccgatcttcctcaccaaaaaaaaaaaaaaaaaagtccagccTGGAGGGTGAAGAGCTGCATGGCTACCCTACAAAACAGAAGAGTACATCGATACTCCTGGGAACCAGGGGTCAGCTCTCACGGATGCGGGCAGATGAGCAGCAGCTGTCCCTGGGGGACAGCAGGGCAGCACTGGGCAAGAGCTGGGAGTGAGGGTGCGGGGAGGGGGCTGGTTTCTCCTTGCCAGCCCCGTGTGCTTCAGGAACCTCTCAGACAAAACATAGGCTCTTTACATCCCCTCCCATTGTACTCAAAGAAAAAATGTCCTTAAAGTTCACAATCCATGCTCCCTAAAggctcattttccttcttggcCTCCTCATTGGTAATCCAGATAGCTCCCTACAAGATGGAAATCTCCAGAATTTTACAATCACACAGAtggggcttttgttttttatttaggGGAGAGGGTCTTGTTGAATTTCGTATCTTTTTAATGGTGGGGTTGGAAGTGAGACAAACATTACTCCGAATTCCCAAACTTTCAACCTAAAACAGGAGGCTGGCTTTCAGAAAAAGATGAATGATCTGTCTGCTCGTCCGAACCAATCGGGGAAAGGCACAGGGCAGATTTTCAAGCGGCTGAACAGGAACACCACTCCACTAAAAATAAAGTTCACAGATGCCATTTTCTCCGTTAGGCTGGAGTCCAGGCACGGACAGCTGGCTAAGGGGGGAGCCCTGGAAGGGAAGGTTTTCCACCAGTCCTCTTACTTTGCCCAGCATACAGTCTCTAAAGTGTAGTTTTAAACCTAGACGTCAATTCTACTCTTCGGAGTTGGGTCCCCTACGAAGCGCGTCCCTTTCCCGGGGGTTAGACAGCCCCGCGCTGCCCACGCTGTACGAGGTAAGCATGGGGGAGGGCCCGCAGCTCTGAAATGGGCAGCCAGCTTACAGCCTCTGGGCTGCAGCCAAGGCCTTCATGGCCGGAGTCCAACCTGAACTTTGCCTTCCCGACAGAAGCATCCAGATAGCGGGAGGTGCTCACAGCACGGATGTTCCCAAACCCAGCTCTTCCATGGGGTGAGGCATGGGAGGACATGAGGCTATGGGACTGGGGCTGAGAAAGTGTCCCTGCTCGATCAGAGACTGAAGAGGGTTGTAGGATCCCCCTAAAACGAAGCACTCCTTTCCGAAGGCCCGGAAGGGGCGCCGCCGCTGCAGGCGCCCGCACTGCACCAAGCGCCGCCGAGTGAAGGAGCCCATCCCCCTGGGCGCAGGGGCAGGTCCTCACGGCGGCGCCGAGCGCAGAGCGCGGCCCCTGGACGATCAGCCAGGGCACCTCCAAGGCCTCCGCGGAGGGCGAGAAACCTGCCGGGCGCGTGCGCACCAGCCGGAGGAAATGCAGGGCGTGGGGAGCGTCCCGCTCCGGCCAGGGGAAGCTAGTCTGCGGGAATGGGCCGCTAGGAAAGCTCCAGGTGGGGTTTCCTCCCTCGGTGAACTTCAAAGCGCCCTGGCAGATGTGCCCTCGACACGCGGGGAGGAAGAATACCTGGTTTGGTGACCAACTCCGGCTTGGAAGGTCCAGGGCTCAGGCCGCCGCCGCCACCCTGATCGCCTCCCGCAGTCGCAGCCTCCCCAGGAGAGGCGTCCTTCTCCTGCTCCGCGTCCCCCTCCTTTCCCGTGTCCCGCAGCAGCCAAATAAAAAGCGCCCCGGCCAGACCCCCTCCGACCAGCAAGGCAGACCACACGGCGCCCATGGCTGAGAGGCCGCTTCGGCGGGAGACCACGGCGATCGGGACGGGGACTCAGGTCACGCAGGCAGAGCCACACCTACCCCGTCCGCTCCAGCCTTTTACGGTCCCCGGCGGCGGGCGCTGCCGCGTGGAGCCCAGCCCTCCGCGACTAATACTCAACtttcccagccccgccccgctccCCGCCCCGCGGCTGCAGCCGCACGCTCCCGGCAGGGCGCAGACTCAAACGCCTTCCTTTTCCAATATTTTCCATTTCCGACCCCGCCAGTCTCCGGCGGCCGAGTGCACGGGGTGCCCCGTTCCACGAGTGTCCCGTTCCACGTGTGTCCCGCACGCGTAAAGAGCCCAAGTGCGCACAGCTATCGCGCGCAAATTCCCTCCTGCCCCGCCGCCTTTCCTTGTCGCTCCAGGGCGTGCAAGGGCCAGCCTGGCCTCAGCCTGCGCCGGGCCCCTCGACGCCTCCTCCCCATAGACACTCAGCAGCAGCGTGGCCAGCTAGAGCCTCCAGGAACTTAGACACGGAAGAGG includes:
- the STBD1 gene encoding starch-binding domain-containing protein 1; this encodes MGAVWSALLVGGGLAGALFIWLLRDTGKEGDAEQEKDASPGEAATAGGDQGGGGGLSPGPSKPELVTKPEHLQESNGCLISETKGPGSLQAAACRRQSPSGEDGDCVSPRDHVPSGQFPETESLTTSETGHSKGYSRNERFESPREERGFQKGQETPAKAAPCFAGKLPSSNLVTDRAKEDVSRAQLDHQTPADHEDWEMVSRHSSWGDVGLGGSLKAPVLNPNQGMDYGRSTLVDARGQEMDVKQKRVVAMSSESRQVSVRFQVHYVTSTGVQFIAVTGDHESLGRWNTYIPLQGSKDGFWSHSVSLPADTVVEWKFVVVENGEVTRWEECSNRFLETGHEDKVVHKWWGIP